Proteins encoded by one window of Aspergillus puulaauensis MK2 DNA, chromosome 4, nearly complete sequence:
- a CDS encoding uncharacterized protein (COG:P;~EggNog:ENOG410PH65;~InterPro:IPR003689;~PFAM:PF02535;~TransMembrane:9 (i103-123o168-190i202-223o243-265i390-410o416-434i455-475o481-503i524-544o);~go_component: GO:0016020 - membrane [Evidence IEA];~go_function: GO:0046873 - metal ion transmembrane transporter activity [Evidence IEA];~go_process: GO:0030001 - metal ion transport [Evidence IEA];~go_process: GO:0055085 - transmembrane transport [Evidence IEA]) — MNCPSRTDDTLLHCDWNQNPPFLAPDLTTRQDLNGISNARELKDAGVMGPSRICLDDADSPITRKLESDESRHMPLRASLTQSGRPTDRDGIPRSAFNTLKSWVLWLASVLATALLLSASGLVDRLAPRSQRTMPPDVNNETVQLRRYSKRQVCAQGGVDSSQYNTSLHVGALFIILGVSTLACAFPILVTRFSRLRIPPGFLFFVRHFGTGVLIATAFAHLLPTAFTLLGDPCLPDFWTTDYPAMPGAISLGGIFLVTLIEMVFSPVRLSTGKPPKEKDQESAAEDAPEQPPQPVHIPGGSSPAEPCDCDRSAHLRPKGPLVGRASSFSRSINRIEGDNDGICRISSAPEAHTLPQISEVNRLSDHRKVIEDDFQLSEKQKWHKDVMQVFMLEVGILFHSVFIGMSLSVSVGNEFVVLLIAIAFHQTFEGLALGSRIACLEWPHNAAQPWLMSLAYGCTTPIGQAIGIATHSLYSPDSEVGLLLVGTMNAISAGLLIFASLVELLSEDFLSDESWRVLRGRSRVIACVLVFAGAFCMSLVGAWA, encoded by the exons ATGAATTGCCCGTCTCGCACCGACGACACCCTCCTCCATTGCGACTGGAACCAGAACCCGCCGTTTCTGGCACCTGATCTGACAACCCGCCAGGATCTCAACGGCATCTCCAATGCCCGCGAGCTCAAGGACGCCGGGGTAATGGGCCCGTCTCGGATCTGTCTGGACGACGCAGACTCACCAATAACTCGCAAGCTGGAATCTGACGAGTCCCGGCATATGCCACTGCGGGCGTCCCTGACCCAGTCAG GACGCCCGACCGATCGAGATGGAATCCCTCGATCGGCTTTTAATACACTGAAGAGCTGGGTTCTATGGCTGGCTTCTGTTCTGGCCACAGCTCTTCTGCTCTCTGCCAGTGGTCTCGTTGACCGCTTGGCTCCCCGTTCTCAGCGCACCATGCCTCCAGACGTTAACAATGAGACTGTTCAGCTACGGAGGTACTCAAAGCGACAGGTCTGCGCTCAAGGTGGTGTCGACAGCAGTCAGTACAACACCTCTTTACATGTCGGGGCTCTGTTCATCATTCTCGGCGTGTCGACTCTCGCCTGTGCTTTTCCGATCCTAGTCACTCGGTTTTCTCGTCTGCGAATTCCCCCAGGATTTCTATTTTTTGTGCGCCATTTCGGTACTGGGGTGCTCATTGCTACAGCATTTGCGCATTTACTTCCGACCGCTTTTACGCTACTAGGCGACCCATGTCTGCCGGACTTCTGGACCACCGACTACCCTGCTATGCCTGGAGCCATCTCACTGGGCGGCATTTTCCTCGTCACCTTAATCGAGATGGTATTTAGCCCTGTTCGGCTTTCGACTGGCAAGCCACCAAAGGAAAAGGATCAAGAATCGGCTGCTGAAGATGCCCCCGAGCAACCTCCCCAGCCAGTCCATATCCCGGGCGGCAGCAGCCCAGCAGAACCATGCGACTGCGACCGCAGTGCCCATTTACGTCCGAAGGGCCCGCTCGTCGGCAGGGCCTCTAGTTTCAGTCGTTCCATCAACCGCATCGAAGGAGACAACGACGGGATCTGTCGCATATCGTCTGCACCAGAAGCCCACACGCTGCCGCAGATCAGCGAGGTCAACCGACTCAGCGACCACCGGAAAGTCATCGAGGACGACTTCCAGCTatccgagaagcagaagtGGCACAAGGATGTCATGCAGGTGTTTATGCTGGAGGTCGGGATCTTGTTCCACAGTGTCTTCATCGGCATGTCTCTTAGTGTCTCGGTGGGGAATGAGTTTGTGGTTCTCTTGATTGCCATTGCTTTTCACC AAACGTTTGAAGGCCTGGCACTTGGCTCTCGCATCGCCTGCTTGGAGTGGCCTCACAACGCCGCCCAGCCGTGGCTGATGTCGCTGGCTTACGGATGCAC GACACCAATCGGCCAAGCAATCGGCATCGCAACGCATTCGCTGTACAGCCCCGATTCGGAAGTTGGACTACTGCTGGTCGGAACTATGAACGCCATTTCGGCAGGACTGCTGATTTTCGCCTCCCTGGTCGAACTGCTCTCGGAGGACTTTCTAAGTGATGAGAGCTGGCGGGTGTTGCGTGGCCGCAGCCGGGTGATCGCGTGCGTGCTGGTGTTTGCGGGGGCGTTCTGTATGAGTCTGGTCGGCGCTTGGGCGTAA
- a CDS encoding uncharacterized protein (COG:S;~EggNog:ENOG410PYDA) — protein sequence MSADETCFMCDLEPDHCAHVIAEADRSIHILAQKGLINFDLRSEMNGIGLCASCHVRYDDQSDPRLIFYPQDIDFFILFELRDRVRRSKDGSLRTVPTAAQYATRGALYTRIVFSRRGQDKAVVKDPARWNGAPLGALKRAFDIMGCPRADGIPEDDMQRLRDLWDLYHRDNDNTARRVTARYGFSDAEEDFGLGGIDSDNDEQGTSAESPSNDQGGADVTMEELDSLISESEQTGLDQDSRYNDGSLRKQPATENPKYASFDYRNWCWQFGPKSTSNQKAKEFTLLGPGSFGHSI from the exons ATGTCAGCCGATGAAACATGTTTTATGTGTGATCTAGAGCCCGACCACTGCGCGCACGTCATAGCCGAGGCAGATCGATCA ATTCATATCCTGGCCCAGAAAGGTCTCATTAACTTTGACCTCAGGTCGGAGATGAATGGAATTGGGCTATGCGCATCGTGCCATGTTAGATACGACGACCAGTCAGACCCGAGACTGATTTTCTATCCCCAAGACATCGACTTTTTCATTCTATTCGAGCTTCGTGATCGGGTCCGGCGGAGCAAGGATGGGTCCTTGCGGACAGTGCCCACAGCGGCACAATACGCCACACGGGGTGCGCTATATACGAGGATTGTTTTCAGCAGAAGGGGGCAGGATAAGGCAGTAGTCAAAGATCCAGCGCGCTGGAACGGTGCACCACTAGGCGCTCTTAAAAGAGCATTTGATATTATGGGATGCCCCAGGGCAGACGGAATCCCGGAAGACGATATGCAGCGCTTAAGAGATCTTTGGGATCTCTACCACAGGGATAATGACAATACAGCCCGCCGAGTGACAGCCCGGTATGGCTTCAGCGACGCAGAAGAAGATTTCGGCCTTGGAGGGATCGACTCGGACAATGATGAGCAGGGTACGTCGGCGGAGAGTCCATCGAATGACCAGGGGGGAGCGGACGTGACtatggaggagttggacTCTCTAATAAGTGAAAGCGAACAGACCGGCCTGGACCAAGATAGCAGGTATAATGACGGGTCATTGAGGAAACAGCCTGCCACTGAGAACCCAAAGTATGCGTCCTTTGACTATAGAAACTGGTGTTGGCAGTTTGGTCCGAAGTCAACTTCGAACCAAAAGGCCAAGGAATTTACTCTGCTTGGGCCTGGGTCCTTTGGACACAGCATATAG
- a CDS encoding uncharacterized protein (COG:E;~EggNog:ENOG410PHFY;~InterPro:IPR002293;~PFAM:PF00324,PF13520;~TransMembrane:12 (i43-62o74-96i117-142o162-181i193-212o232-255i275-296o327-353i374-396o402-424i436-455o475-493i);~go_component: GO:0016020 - membrane [Evidence IEA];~go_function: GO:0022857 - transmembrane transporter activity [Evidence IEA];~go_process: GO:0055085 - transmembrane transport [Evidence IEA]): MAPKSETNSDFEGKDVSSGHIENYTAALGYEAVLHTRRSTSTLVFQSLAIAAPPFAIGTTLVNASYGGGPLPLFVGWIMVVCLAECVAISVAELASRYPTAAGPYYWSFQIAVKGKTVVSYITGWIWVIGNWMTALGVNFGFAQLIAGAITMYNPDWEAAPWQLLLILWAILLTVLLVCIFGNRWLHVLDTICAGWIVMMLIVIMVTLLVQAKQGRHDATYAFSDFNKTISGWGNFSFFIGLLPSAYTFSIVGMISSMAEETAEPSIQVPRAISLAGPVLGLSGLSYIIPICFTLPPLELLINAPYGQAMPVLFKAVTGSNAGGVGLLILVLILTVCCSISITTAASRCTWAFARDKALPLSPLWYRITPDSRIPVYSLCLVTAVQALLGCINLGSSSAFTAFVSVGVMGLSVSYLIPIAISLVQRRAEVNGARFSCPPLLGTVVNLVAVAWIAFQVVLFSMPVAVPTTQVEMNYASVVLVGFASIAGFWYAVHARKSYKGPPESDGIGA, translated from the exons ATGGCGCCAAAATCAGAAACCAATTCAGACTTCGAAGGCAAAGATGTATCCTCCGGCCATATCGAGAATTACACCGCCGCCCTGGGCTATGAGGCTGTCCTCCATACCAGAcgatcaacctcaaccctTGTCTTCCAATCGCTTGCCATTGCTGCGCCGCCGTTCGCAATCGGGACCACCCTGGTGAATGCAAGCTACGGCGGCGGACCTCTGCCTCTCTTTGTGGGATGGATCATGGTGGTCTGTCTGGCGGAGTGTGTTGCGATCTCCGTAGCAGAGCTCGCCTCGCGATATCCCACCGCGGCAGGTCCTTATTACTGGTCCTTCCAAATTGCCGTCAAAGGCAAGACGGTTGTCTCCTATATCAccggctggatctgggtGATTGGCAACTGGATGACAGCGCTGGGAGTGAACTTTGGATTTGCCCAGTTGATTGCCGGTGCGATTACCATGTATAACCCGGACTGGGAGGCTGCACCGTGGCAGCTTCTCTTGATCCTATGGGCAATCCTTCTAACCGTCCTACTCGTCTGCATCTTCGGCAACCGCTGGCTCCACGTCCTCGACACCATCTGCGCGGGCTGGATCGTGATGATGCTAATCGTAATCATGGTAACCCTCCTCGTGCAAGCCAAACAAGGCCGGCACGACGCAACGTACGCCTTCAGCGACTTCAACAAAACAATCTCCGGCTGGGgaaacttctccttcttcatcggcctcctcccctccgcaTACACCTTCTCCATCGTCGGCATGATCTCCTCCATGGCCGAAGAAACAGCCGAACCCTCCATCCAAGTGCCCCGTGCAATCAGCCTCGCAGGCCCCGTCCTCGGCCTCTCAGGCCTCTCCTACATCATCCCAATCTGCTTCACCCTGCCCCCGCTAGAACTCCTCATCAACGCCCCCTACGGCCAAGCCATGCCCGTGctcttcaaggccgtcaCCGGCTCCAACGCCGGCGGCGTaggcctcctcatcctcgtcctcataCTCACCGTCTGctgcagcatcagcatcacaACCGCCGCGTCCAGATGCACCTGGGCATTCGCACGCGACAAAgccctccccctctcccccctctGGTACCGCATCACACCCGACTCGCGGATCCCCGTGTACTCCCTCTGCCTCGTAACAGCCGTCCAGGCACTTCTAGGGTGTATCAACCTCGGCAGCTCATCCGCCTTCACGGCATTCGTATCCGTCGGTGTAATGGGTCTCTCTGTTAGCTATCTGATCCCGATTGCGATTAGCCTGGTGCAGCGGCGCGCGGAGGTGAATGGGGCGCGGTTCAGCTGTCCCCCGCTTCTGGGGACGGTGGTGAATCTTGTTGCGGTGGCTTGGATTGCGTTTCAGGTTGTACTGTTTAGTATGCCTGTCGCTGTGCCGACGACGCAGGTGGAGATGAATTATGCGTCTGTTGTGCTGGTCGGGTTTGCGAGTATTGCTGGGTTTTGGTATGCCGTGCATGCGAGGAAGT CATACAAGGGTCCGCCGGAGTCGGATGGGATTGGGGCGTAG
- a CDS encoding putative DUF814 domain protein (BUSCO:EOG09264XYD;~COG:S;~EggNog:ENOG410PFVC;~InterPro:IPR008532,IPR039730;~PFAM:PF05670), whose product MSGFVAQSNLNILRCLNLTPLQFHVDNLSSAHVYVRLRDGESWDSIPEELLVDCAQLTKANSIEGNKKDNITIIYTPWSNLMKDGSMAAGQVSFHNHKLVKKVFVAERENAIVNRLNKTKVEKFPDLRAEKEEYAKVQRWEERKVREGKKNKEKQEKKEREQMKWQKDHAYDDMFSEENLEASNNQDRDANFEDDFM is encoded by the exons ATGTCTG GGTTCGTCGCACAGTCCAACTTGAATATTCTCCGATGCCTCAACCTAACCCCGCTCCAGTTCCACGTCGATAATTTGTCCAGTGCACACGTATACGTCCGGCTTCGCGATGGCGAGTCATGGGATAGTATTCCGGAGGAGCTCCTGGTAGACTGCGCACAGCTTACCAAGGCCAACTCAATCGAGG GAAACAAAAAGGATAACATCACGATCATCTACACGCCCTGGTCGAATCTGATGAAAGACGGGTCGATGGCGGCAGGTCAGGTTTCGTTCCACAATCACAAACTGGTCAAGAAGGTCTTCGTTGCGGAGCGAGAAAACGCCATTGTCAACCGACTCAACAAAACAAAGGTCGAGAAGTTCCCCGACCTCcgggcggagaaggaggagtaCGCAAAGGTGCAGCgatgggaggagagaaaggtgcgggaggggaagaagaacaaggagaagcaggagaagaaggagagggagcaGATGAAGTGGCAGAAGGACCACGCCTACGATGACATGTTCAGCGAAGAGAACCTGGAGGCCAGCAACAACCAGGACCGGGATGCAAACTTCGAAGACGACTTCATGTGA
- a CDS encoding glycoside hydrolase family 31 protein (CAZy:GH31;~COG:G;~EggNog:ENOG410PHCX;~InterPro:IPR025887,IPR000322,IPR017853,IPR011013, IPR013780,IPR031727;~PFAM:PF13802,PF01055,PF16863;~SECRETED:SignalP(1-19);~go_function: GO:0003824 - catalytic activity [Evidence IEA];~go_function: GO:0004553 - hydrolase activity, hydrolyzing O-glycosyl compounds [Evidence IEA];~go_function: GO:0030246 - carbohydrate binding [Evidence IEA];~go_process: GO:0005975 - carbohydrate metabolic process [Evidence IEA]) — MYLKKLLTSAAALSGTVFAQSQAGVDPLDKPGNDLYVKDLSKCPGYKATNHRHTRSGFYADLSLAGQACNVYGTDLPELKLEVEYQTDNRLHVKILDTNNTVYQVPDSVFPRPGFGQWCSPKDSKLKFDFKADPFSFTVSRTDTGEVLFDTTGTKLVFESQYVYLKTHLPQNPHLYGLGEHSDSFMLNTTNYTRTIYTRDSYGTPPGENLYGAHPIYFEHRQNGTHGVFLLNSNGMDVYIDNKGGQYLEYNILGGVLDFYFIAGPSPRDVAVQYAEITQTPLMTPYWGLGYHQCKYGYQDVYEVAAVVANYSTNDIPLETMWTDIDYMDRRRIFTIDPERFPADLYKDLVDTIHARDQRYIVMVDPAVFYKEPNPALEAGLAYDTFMRDNKSAIYQGVVWAGPSYFPDWFHPSAQEYWTEQFLEFFDGEHGPDIDALWIDMNEPANFYNRPYPGNNTTPEDFAEVDGDPPTPPPVREGPDAPIPGFPASLQPNFPSSGETTKRSSSSSLVPRSQTPRNLGSGHWRHPSHHDSKAGWQHGHNTGSGCGPNECKGLPHREFIRPPYMIQNGAGPTLADGTADTDVVQSGGYVQYDTHNLYGAMMSSHSHNAMRARRPDDRALVITRSTFAGSGRDVSHWLGDNESGWLWYRLSISQILQFASLYQIPVVGPDVCGFGGNTTETLCARWATLGSFYTFFRNHAEITSAGQEFYRWPTVAQAARNGIAIRYQLLDYIYTAIYKQNQTGTPTLNPLFFNYPSDSNTYAVDMQFFYGDGILVSPVTEENSTSVTLYLPDDIFYVWGSGKPVRGRGEYITLDDVDYTDITVHYKGGIIYPQRVESANTTTALRKKGFNLVVAPGLDGEAKGSLYLDDGESLVQDRVSEIGFAYKGGKLSMKGSFEFEAGVGIEVVTLLGVDRPEKVGDGVEYDEENRKLVVQVDVPLTREWEKTVV; from the exons ATGTATCTCAAGAAGCTGCTCACGTCGGCTGCAGCCCTAAGCGGCACCGTCTTTGCGCAGAGCCAGGCCGGGGTCGACCCCCTCGACAAGCCTGGCAATGATCTCTACGTAAAAGACCTTTCCAAGTGTCCTGGATACAAGGCGACCAACCACCGGCACACCCGGTCCGGGTTCTACGCGGACCTGTCTCTCGCTGGCCAGGCCTGCAATGTGTATGGCACTGATCTGCcggagctgaagctggaagTCGAGTACCAGACCGACAACCGCCTGCACGTCAAGATCCTGgacaccaacaacaccgtCTACCAAGTCCCAGACAGCGTGTTTCCGCGCCCTGGCTTCGGGCAGTGGTGCTCGCCAAAGGACAGCAAGCTCAAGTTCGACTTCAAGGCCGACCCGTTCTCGTTCACGGTCTCTCGCACAGACACTGGCGAAGTCCTCTTCGACACCACCGGCACCAAGCTCGTCTTTGAGAGCCAGTATGTCTACCTCAAGACACACCTCCCCCAGAACCCGCACCTGTACGGACTGGGCGAGCACAGCGACTCGTTCATGCTGAACACGACCAACTACACCCGCACAATCTACACCCGCGATTCCTACGGAACACCCCCAGGCGAGAACCTGTACGGTGCGCATCCCATCTACTTCGAGCACAGACAGAACGGCACGCACGGGGTGTTCCTGCTCAACTCCAATGGAATGGACGTTTACATCGACAACAAGGGCGGCCAGTACCTCGAGTACAACATCCTCGGCGGCGTGCTCGACTTCTACTTCATCGCCGGTCCCTCCCCGCGCGATGTCGCCGTCCAGTATGCGGAAATCACCCAGACCCCGTTGATGACGCCCTACTGGGGCCTGGGATACCACCAGTGCAAGTACGGCTACCAGGATGTCTACGAGGTTGCCGCCGTCGTGGCCAACTACTCCACCAACGACATCCCTCTCGAAACAATGTGGACGGATATCGACTACATGGACCGCCGGcgcatcttcaccatcgacCCAGAGCGGTTCCCAGCCGATCTCTACAAGGACCTCGTGGACACCATCCACGCCAGAGACCAGCGCTACATCGTCATGGTCGATCCGGCCGTGTTCTACAAGGAACCCAACCCGGCTCTGGAAGCAGGCCTCGCGTACGACACTTTCATGCGCGACAACAAGAGCGCAATCTACCAGGGCGTTGTCTGGGCCGGGCCCAGTTACTTCCCTGACTGGTTCCACCCGTCTGCGCAGGAGTACTGGACGGAGCAGTTCCTGGAATTCTTCGACGGCGAGCACGGTCCGGACATTGATGCCCTGTGGATCGACATGAACGAGCCTGCAAACTTCTATAACCGTCCTTATCCTGGTAACAACACCACGCCGGAGGACTTTGCCGAGGTGGACGGCGACCCTCCTACTCCGCCTCCTGTTAGAGAGGGACCTGACGCCCCTATCCCGGGCTTCCCAGCCAGTCTGCAGCCAAACTTCCCTTCCAGCGGGGAAACAACCAAGcgctcgtcttcatcatctctgGTCCCTCGCTCACAAACCCCCCGCAACCTCGGCTCCGGCCACTGGCGCCACCCCAGCCACCACGACTCCAAAGCCGGCTGGCAGCACGGGCACAATACCGGCTCCGGCTGCGGCCCCAACGAATGCAAGGGCCTCCCGCACCGCGAGTTCATCAGACCCCCGTACATGATCCAGAACGGCGCGGGGCCTACCCTCGCCGACGGCACGGCGGACACGGACGTAGTCCAGAGCGGCGGGTACGTGCAGTACGACACGCACAACCTGTACggggcgatgatgtcgtcgcACTCGCACAATGCGATGCGGGCGAGACGGCCGGATGACAGGGCGCTTGTTATTACGCGCAGTACGTTTGCGGGTTCTGGGAGGGATGTTTCGCATTGGCTTGGAG ATAACGAGTCCGGATGGCTGTGGTATCGTCTCTCGATCAGCCAGATCCTGCAGTTCGCGTCGCTGTACCAGATTCCTGTCGTGGGGCCTGATGTCTGTGGCTTTGGTGGGAATACAACGGAGACGTTGTGTGCTAG ATGGGCAACCCTCGGCTCGTTCTACACCTTCTTCCGCAACCACGCCGAAATCACCTCTGCCGGCCAGGAATTCTACCGCTGGCCCACCGTAGCCCAGGCTGCCCGAAATGGAATTGCCATTCGATACCAGCTGC TCGACTACATCTACACCGCAATCTACAAGCAAAACCAAACGGGCACACCAACCCTAAACCCGCTATTCTTCAACTACCCCTCCGACAGCAACACCTACGCCGTCGACATGCAATTCTTCTACGGCGACGGTATCCTCGTCTCGCCCGTGACCGAAGAAAACAGCACAAGCGTCACCCTGTACCTCCCCGACGACATCTTCTACGTCTGGGGCAGCGGGAAGCCCGTCCGCGGCCGCGGCGAGTACATCACGCTCGACGACGTCGATTACACCGATATCACCGTGCACTACAAGGGCGGGATCATCTACCCGCAGCGCGTGGAGAGCGCGAACACAACGACGGCGCTGCGGAAGAAGGGGTTTAATCTTGTGGTTGCGCCGGGGCTTGATGGGGAGGCTAAGGGGTCGTTGTATCTGGATGATGGGGAGAGTCTTGTGCAGGATCGGGTTAGTGAGATTGGTTTTGCGTATAAGGGGGGCAAGTTGAGTATGAAGGGGAGCTTTGAGTTTGAGGCTGGGGTGGGGATTGAGGTTGTTACTTTGCTTGGGGTGGATAGGCCCGAGaaggttggggatggggttgaGTATGATGAGGAGAATAGGAAGTTGGTGGTTCAGGTTGATGTGCCTTTGACGAGGGAGTGGGAGAAGACGGTTGTTTGA
- a CDS encoding uncharacterized protein (COG:S;~EggNog:ENOG410PVRH;~InterPro:IPR018392,IPR036779;~PFAM:PF01476), which produces MQPKHLLTGLAPGLVSAAALHLRREVNCDFSTTADAGATCESFADTWGLSVDDLKKLNPAIACPDLDTSKSYCVIGTVTEDPETTSTSTTITSTSTSTVTTTTQPPTSTTSKPTSTNEPQMPGIGDNCDAFYKVKSGDQCDTIAKANSITEEQLKSWNDEINDKCTNLWLDYYVCVHVPGATATSTSPKPTDTPSGPTPQMPGIVSNCKDFHLIEDGGSCWSIYTDAGITLDQFRKWNAEVDAGCTNLWLGYYVCVGI; this is translated from the exons ATGCAGCCCAAGCACCTTCTCACCGGGCTCGCCCCAGGCCTGGtctcagcagcagccctccatctccgtcgGGAGGTGAACTGCGACTTTTCCACGACGGCTGATGCAGGCGCCACATGCGAGAGCTTCGCAGACACCTGGGGGCTGTCGGTTGACGATCTCAAGAAGCTTAACCCCGCGATCGCCTGTCCAGATCTCGATACAAGCAAATCTTACTGCGTGATCGGCACTGTCACTGAAGATCCTGaaaccacctccacctctaCCACAATCACGTCTACGTCTACGTCCACTGTGACTACTACCACCCAGCCTCCAACAAGCACTACCTCCAAGCCAACCTCCACCAATGAACCCCAAATGCCTGGCATTGGAGACAACTGCGATGCCTTCTACAAGGTCAAGTCCGGTGACCAGTGCGACACCATCGCCAAGGCAAACAGTATCACCGAGGAGCAGCTGAAGAGCTGGAACGACGAGATCAACGATA AATGCACAAACCTCTGGCTAGACTACTACGTCTGCGTGCACGTCCCCGGCGCAACAGCCACCTCAACATCCCCAAAACCAACTGATACCCCGTCTGGCCCTACGCCCCAGATGCCTGGTATCGTGAGCAACTGCAAGGACTTCCATCTTATTGAGGACGGTGGGAGCTGCTGGTCCATTTATACAGATGCCGGTATTACCCTGGACCAGTTCCGGAAGTGGAATGCGGAGGTTGATGCCGGGTGCACGAATCTGTGGCTTGGGTATTATGTTTGCGTTGGTATTTAG
- the FSF1 gene encoding sideroflexin family transporter (COG:U;~EggNog:ENOG410PFBD;~InterPro:IPR004686;~PFAM:PF03820;~TransMembrane:3 (i149-167o179-200i274-296o);~go_component: GO:0016020 - membrane [Evidence IEA];~go_function: GO:0015075 - ion transmembrane transporter activity [Evidence IEA];~go_process: GO:0006811 - ion transport [Evidence IEA];~go_process: GO:0055085 - transmembrane transport [Evidence IEA]), translating into MSSSLPGDRDLPSSQYDLSTYWGRVRHAADISDPRMLLVSSAGLEQAKRLISSYKQSEVSSMNAELWRAKKVVDSTLHPDTGEPVFLPFRMSCYVLSNLVVTAGMLTPGLQTTGTLLWQIANQSLNVAVNNANSNKSTPLSMSQIGKSYLMAVSASCSVALGLKALVPRLKSVSPNTKLILGRLVPFAAVSSASALNVFLMRGEEIRQGIDVYPVPEKEGEQVQSLGKSKTAAKLAVGETAISRVLNATPIMVIPPLVLVQLEKRKLLSPRMVMPANLGLVLATSIFALPLALAAFPQRQAISAASLEEEFWNRGGKDGKVEFNRGM; encoded by the exons atgtcctcctcgcTTCCCGGGGACCGGGaccttccctcctcccaataTGACCTGAGCACCTACTGGGGCCGTGTCCGCCATGCCGCCGACATCTCTGATCCAAG GATGCTACTCGTCTCTTCAGCCGGTCTGGAGCAGGCGAAGCGCCTCATTTCCTCATACAAGCAGAGTGAGGTCTCGTCAATGAACGCAGAGTTATGGCGGGCAAAGAAGGTCGTGGATTCGACACTGCATCCTG ACACCGGCGAGCCTgttttccttcccttccgCATGTCGTGCTATGTCCTTTCCAACCTGGTCGTGACGGCGGGTATGCTCACGCCAGGACTTCAG ACCACTGGTACCCTTCTATGGCAAATCGCCAACCAGTCGCTTAACGTCGCCGTCAACAACGCCAACTCCAACAAATCCACCCCCCTCTCCATGTCGCAGATCGGCAAGTCATACCTCATGGCCGTCTCCGCCTCGTGCTCCGTCGCCCTCGGCCTCAAAGCCCTCGTTCCCCGCCTCAAGAGCGTCTCCCCCAACACAAAGCTCATTCTCGGCCGACTCGTCCCCTTCGCGGCcgtctccagcgccagcgcaCTGAACGTCTTCCTCATGCGCGGCGAAGAAATCCGCCAGGGTATCGACGTGTACCCGGTCCCCGAGAAAGAGGGCGAGCAAGTCCAGAGTCTCGGAAAGAGCAAGACGGCAGCTAAGCTCGCTGTCGGCGAGACGGCAATCAGCCGAGTGCTAAACGCGACTCCGATCATGGTTATCCCgccgctggtgctggtgcagctggagaagaggaagctaCTGTCGCCTCGCATGGTCATGCCGGCGAACCTGGGGCTGGTCCTTGCGACGTCGATTTTTGCGCTGCCGTTGGCGCTGGCCGCGTTCCCGCAGCGACAGGCTATCAGTGCGGCgtcgctggaggaggagttcTGGAACCGCGGAGGCAAGGACGGGAAGGTCGAGTTCAATCGGGGAATGTAA